From Sporosarcina sp. Te-1, the proteins below share one genomic window:
- a CDS encoding SMI1/KNR4 family protein encodes MDYELIKERIETVVSSIQQIGGGVQEVVIEEPVSQEQILQTEEQLGVKLPKSFKKVLQEFSGNFSLRWFLPDNREQPNEFREIFCGTPHWSLELLPQFDEARKAWIDNVFPNPENEYDVVWHNKLAFCEVGNGDYLAFDMNDDMDAPIVYLSHDDGKGHGYKIANNFIELIENWSRLGFVGCEDWQWLPFTTSSISGINPDGEAARRFRTWLGLKI; translated from the coding sequence ATGGATTACGAGTTAATAAAAGAAAGAATAGAAACCGTTGTTTCTAGTATTCAACAGATAGGTGGAGGTGTTCAGGAAGTTGTTATAGAGGAACCAGTCTCTCAAGAGCAGATACTCCAAACAGAAGAACAGCTTGGGGTTAAGTTACCTAAAAGTTTTAAGAAGGTTCTCCAAGAGTTTTCTGGGAATTTCAGCTTACGTTGGTTCTTACCTGATAATAGGGAGCAACCGAATGAGTTTAGAGAAATTTTTTGCGGTACACCTCATTGGAGTTTGGAACTCCTTCCTCAATTTGATGAGGCCCGAAAAGCTTGGATAGACAATGTGTTTCCAAACCCTGAAAATGAATACGATGTTGTTTGGCATAACAAATTAGCATTTTGTGAAGTTGGCAATGGTGATTATTTAGCATTTGATATGAACGACGATATGGACGCTCCGATAGTTTACCTTAGTCACGATGATGGAAAAGGACACGGATATAAGATTGCAAATAATTTCATTGAACTCATTGAGAATTGGTCTAGATTAGGTTTTGTAGGGTGTGAGGATTGGCAGTGGCTACCTTTCACAACAAGTTCTATAAGTGGAATAAATCCAGATGGCGAGGCAGCAAGAAGATTTAGAACTTGGTTGGGACTAAAAATTTGA
- a CDS encoding glycerol-3-phosphate acyltransferase, whose product MILWIIGIAIIGYAIGCLHGSVVAQWLSGVNLKETGVKNAGASNALIVLGKRYGALVAIIDIGKGILAVVAVRLLSNYFDLDPEYSTLLLFTVGAAVIFGHNFPFYMKFNGGKGTATVIGVLFAIDWRFGLAGLVLFIAVALVTDILVIGVFMLYVTLMAMAIWLDGYWPILIAALLFIMAVWKHTENIKRIRAGTEPRIRDSFRKKKQNLS is encoded by the coding sequence ATGATCTTATGGATCATTGGTATTGCAATTATTGGTTATGCAATCGGCTGTCTGCACGGTTCTGTCGTAGCTCAGTGGCTGTCTGGGGTGAACTTAAAAGAGACCGGTGTCAAAAATGCAGGAGCTTCGAACGCGCTCATTGTGCTCGGGAAACGGTATGGCGCCCTAGTCGCGATTATTGATATCGGGAAAGGGATTCTCGCAGTCGTAGCGGTCCGTCTCCTTTCCAATTATTTTGATTTAGATCCGGAATATAGTACGTTGCTTCTTTTCACAGTGGGAGCCGCCGTTATTTTCGGCCATAATTTCCCGTTTTATATGAAATTCAACGGAGGAAAAGGGACAGCAACGGTCATCGGGGTATTATTTGCCATCGATTGGCGATTTGGTTTAGCGGGTCTCGTCCTTTTCATTGCGGTCGCGTTAGTAACGGACATTCTCGTCATTGGCGTATTCATGTTATATGTCACGTTGATGGCAATGGCCATTTGGCTGGATGGCTACTGGCCGATTCTGATTGCTGCCTTGCTATTTATCATGGCCGTTTGGAAACATACTGAAAATATAAAACGAATTCGTGCAGGAACAGAACCCCGCATCCGGGACTCATTCCGCAAAAAAAAGCAAAATCTTTCTTGA
- a CDS encoding O-acetylhomoserine aminocarboxypropyltransferase/cysteine synthase family protein, which translates to MTNNQLQPETLLLHGGQKPDPVTGSRAVPIHRTTSFVFRDTEHAQNLFALQEAGNIYTRITNPTVAVFEERIALLEGGTAAVALSSGMAAIAFSILNIAGAGDEIVAASNLYGGTYNLFATTLPRYGITVKFVDATDPENFRAAITDKTKALFAETIGNPSLHVLDIAAVAKVAHENEIPLLIDSTFASPYGANPIEHGADVVIHSATKWIGGHGTTIGGVVVDGGKFDWTKGKFPGFTEPDETYHGLSYGIDTAGAAFATKLRVQLLRDFGPCLDPDSAFNFLQGLETLHLRVTRHNENARKVAEFLKNHPSVEWVTYVGSEDHPSHANAKVYLKNGFGSILVFGIKGGREAGRKVIDSVKIWSHVANVGDAKSLIIHPASTTHQQLSAEDLKNSGVTEELIRLSVGLEAADDIIADLAQAIEKAVPVAVEK; encoded by the coding sequence ATGACAAACAACCAACTTCAACCCGAAACTCTACTTTTACACGGCGGCCAAAAGCCTGATCCCGTAACAGGATCCCGGGCAGTGCCGATCCATCGCACCACTTCTTTTGTTTTCCGTGATACAGAACATGCCCAAAACTTATTTGCTCTTCAAGAGGCAGGGAATATATATACACGCATTACGAACCCGACAGTTGCAGTTTTTGAAGAAAGAATCGCATTGTTGGAAGGGGGAACTGCAGCGGTTGCCCTGTCTTCTGGTATGGCAGCGATCGCTTTCTCTATTTTGAACATTGCAGGTGCCGGTGATGAAATCGTAGCAGCCAGCAACTTATATGGCGGTACGTACAACCTGTTCGCCACGACACTACCGCGCTACGGCATTACCGTTAAATTCGTCGATGCAACCGATCCGGAAAATTTCCGTGCGGCTATCACTGATAAGACGAAAGCGCTGTTTGCTGAAACGATCGGAAATCCGAGCTTGCACGTTCTCGATATCGCAGCGGTGGCGAAGGTAGCTCATGAGAATGAAATTCCATTGTTAATTGACAGCACGTTTGCTTCCCCGTATGGCGCAAATCCGATTGAACATGGAGCGGATGTTGTCATTCATTCGGCAACGAAATGGATTGGCGGACATGGCACGACAATCGGCGGAGTCGTCGTCGATGGTGGTAAATTTGACTGGACGAAAGGGAAATTTCCTGGCTTCACCGAGCCGGATGAGACATACCATGGTTTGAGCTATGGAATCGATACGGCAGGCGCGGCATTTGCAACCAAACTACGTGTCCAATTACTGCGCGACTTCGGTCCGTGCCTTGACCCGGATAGTGCCTTCAACTTCTTGCAAGGTTTAGAGACTCTTCATCTGCGCGTGACACGCCATAACGAGAATGCCCGTAAAGTGGCAGAATTCCTGAAAAATCATCCTTCAGTGGAATGGGTGACTTATGTAGGATCAGAAGACCATCCATCGCATGCCAATGCGAAGGTATACTTAAAGAATGGATTCGGCTCCATCCTCGTATTCGGCATCAAAGGCGGACGCGAAGCAGGCCGGAAGGTAATCGATAGTGTAAAGATCTGGTCACATGTGGCTAATGTCGGCGATGCCAAATCATTGATCATCCATCCGGCATCGACAACGCATCAACAACTGTCTGCTGAAGATCTAAAGAACTCAGGCGTTACGGAAGAATTGATTCGTTTATCGGTCGGATTGGAAGCTGCGGATGATATTATTGCAGACCTTGCGCAAGCGATTGAAAAAGCAGTTCCTGTCGCTGTTGAAAAATAA
- a CDS encoding homoserine dehydrogenase, with product MPSIKAAILGFGTVGEGIYRILKEKREHIKEQTGYTIDIVAILVKDVNKKRLATPGVVITDDIRDIWSGPAIDVVFEAIVGEEPAYTYLSEAIEKGSHIITANKKMFAKHGPALVKHAEFRGVQVGFEATTAGGVPIIRTVSNLIQGDQVRRIQGILNGTSNYILTKMREEQLPFQQVLQQAQDLGYAEADPTDDVSGGDAFRKLMILSSLAFDQQPDWNHVPVVGVDHIELHDVQEASKSNLRYRHVADVWLNEQGGLQATVGPVLIGADHPLHSIDGVDNAVIVDTEYLGQLTLVGPGAGMYPTGSAMISDLLHIVRQPSKVLVNQ from the coding sequence GTGCCATCCATTAAAGCGGCCATTCTTGGCTTTGGTACGGTAGGGGAAGGCATCTATCGGATATTGAAAGAAAAAAGGGAACATATAAAGGAACAGACGGGTTATACGATTGACATCGTTGCCATTTTGGTGAAAGATGTGAATAAAAAGCGCCTGGCGACACCGGGTGTCGTCATTACAGATGATATTCGTGACATATGGTCAGGTCCCGCAATTGACGTTGTCTTCGAAGCGATTGTCGGTGAAGAACCGGCTTACACCTATTTATCTGAGGCAATCGAAAAGGGAAGTCATATTATCACAGCAAATAAGAAAATGTTTGCTAAACATGGCCCAGCTTTGGTGAAGCATGCCGAATTCCGCGGCGTCCAAGTCGGATTTGAAGCGACGACGGCAGGGGGCGTTCCCATCATCCGGACAGTAAGCAATCTGATTCAAGGCGATCAAGTTCGCCGCATCCAAGGAATTCTAAACGGGACATCCAATTATATCTTAACGAAGATGAGAGAGGAGCAGCTCCCATTTCAACAGGTCTTGCAGCAAGCGCAGGATCTAGGTTACGCGGAGGCAGATCCAACCGATGATGTTAGCGGCGGTGATGCCTTCCGGAAATTAATGATTCTCAGTTCCTTGGCATTTGACCAGCAGCCGGATTGGAATCATGTACCCGTCGTGGGAGTAGATCATATCGAGCTTCACGATGTGCAGGAGGCTTCAAAAAGCAATCTTCGCTATCGGCATGTCGCCGATGTTTGGCTCAATGAGCAGGGTGGGTTGCAGGCAACGGTCGGCCCGGTGTTGATTGGAGCCGATCATCCACTTCATAGCATCGATGGCGTGGACAACGCTGTCATTGTTGATACGGAATATCTCGGCCAACTCACGCTTGTTGGGCCAGGTGCTGGCATGTACCCGACTGGCAGTGCTATGATCAGCGATTTGCTTCATATAGTAAGGCAACCGAGCAAAGTGTTGGTGAATCAATAA